In Rhodospirillum rubrum ATCC 11170, a genomic segment contains:
- a CDS encoding TonB-dependent receptor plug domain-containing protein encodes MAVAAVMAGVVGASGAAAWADEPETTEGLIVSASRTPVAAKDLGRSVSVLTGEDLRERGVRYVSDALRQLPGVAVSRAGGPGGVTQVRLRGAEANHVLVLIDGVAVSSPASGEYDFAGLVASDIERIEVLRGPQSALWGSNATAGVISIVTRRGTRNQSGGEVSLDGGSDGTFGGSVAMGAGTEDLDAALSLAGLRAGGLDVSADPGGDIDRDRNITLNGKINYDASDWLRFGATARMADRRSDYDGFAFGAPKRSDLVYDGDYATDQRDVAVSGHVDVDSLGGRLSHQARFDYTRVDIQTLLDGLSTAKSLGQRFKGTYQTTLALDAPTLTSANHRLTAAVDWQRETFRNTDADLVSDPSQVEGQQRDLYGLVAEYRGTLFQDLDLQAALRHDINDSFADSTTFSTSASYEVRPTQSRLHASVGTGVTNPTFYEQFGFIPSQFIGNANLDPEKNFGWDAGIEQRILGDQLTLDATYFHETLTDEIVTVYKAPSYLGTAVNENGDSRRQGIELTLTARPTEALTLTGNYTWTDAYDPDDKIEVRRPRHRATLAADYRFLDNRAGVNAEVVYAAGNYDFDYRAASMGSARLRLDDYALLNLGGRYKVTEAVEVYGRIENALDTQYADLDGYATQGVTGYFGLRARF; translated from the coding sequence GTGGCCGTCGCCGCCGTGATGGCGGGGGTGGTCGGCGCCAGCGGGGCCGCCGCTTGGGCCGACGAGCCGGAAACCACCGAAGGGCTGATCGTTTCGGCCAGCCGGACCCCGGTGGCGGCGAAGGATCTCGGGCGCTCGGTCAGCGTCCTTACCGGCGAGGACTTGCGCGAACGCGGCGTGCGCTATGTGTCCGACGCCCTGCGCCAATTGCCCGGCGTCGCCGTCAGTCGGGCCGGCGGGCCCGGCGGCGTGACCCAGGTGCGCCTTCGCGGCGCCGAGGCCAACCATGTTCTGGTGCTGATCGATGGCGTGGCCGTATCGTCGCCGGCTTCGGGCGAATACGATTTCGCCGGTCTGGTGGCCAGCGATATCGAGCGCATCGAGGTGCTGCGCGGGCCGCAATCAGCACTTTGGGGCTCCAACGCCACCGCCGGCGTCATCAGCATCGTTACCCGGCGCGGCACGCGCAACCAGAGCGGCGGCGAGGTGAGCCTGGACGGCGGCAGCGATGGCACCTTCGGCGGATCGGTCGCCATGGGGGCGGGCACCGAGGATCTCGACGCCGCCCTGTCGCTGGCGGGCTTGCGGGCCGGCGGGCTGGATGTCTCGGCCGATCCCGGCGGCGATATCGACCGCGACCGCAACATCACCCTGAACGGCAAGATCAATTACGACGCCAGCGACTGGCTGCGCTTTGGCGCCACGGCGCGGATGGCCGACCGCCGCTCCGATTACGACGGCTTCGCCTTTGGCGCCCCCAAGCGCTCCGATCTGGTCTATGACGGGGATTATGCCACCGATCAGCGCGATGTCGCGGTATCGGGCCATGTCGATGTCGATAGCCTGGGCGGCAGGCTGAGCCATCAGGCGCGTTTTGACTATACGCGGGTCGATATCCAGACCCTGCTTGATGGGCTGTCCACCGCCAAATCCCTGGGGCAGCGCTTCAAGGGGACTTATCAGACGACGCTGGCGCTTGATGCGCCGACGCTAACCAGCGCCAATCACCGGCTGACGGCGGCGGTGGATTGGCAGCGCGAGACTTTCCGCAACACCGATGCCGATCTGGTTTCCGATCCCTCGCAGGTGGAAGGCCAGCAGCGCGATCTTTACGGGCTGGTCGCCGAATATCGCGGCACGCTGTTTCAAGATCTTGATCTGCAGGCAGCCCTCCGTCACGACATCAACGACAGCTTCGCCGATTCGACGACCTTTAGCACCAGCGCGTCCTATGAGGTGCGGCCAACCCAGTCGCGTCTGCACGCCTCGGTTGGCACCGGCGTGACCAATCCGACCTTTTATGAGCAATTCGGCTTCATCCCCAGCCAGTTCATCGGCAACGCCAACCTCGATCCCGAGAAGAACTTCGGCTGGGACGCCGGCATCGAGCAGCGCATCCTCGGCGATCAATTGACCCTGGACGCCACTTATTTCCATGAAACCCTGACCGATGAGATCGTCACCGTCTATAAGGCGCCCAGCTACCTGGGGACGGCGGTCAACGAGAATGGCGACAGCCGCCGCCAGGGGATCGAACTGACGCTAACGGCGCGGCCGACCGAGGCTTTGACCCTGACGGGCAATTACACCTGGACCGACGCCTATGATCCCGACGACAAGATCGAGGTCCGCCGTCCGCGCCACCGCGCCACTCTGGCCGCCGACTACCGCTTCCTTGACAACCGCGCCGGCGTGAACGCCGAGGTGGTCTATGCGGCGGGCAATTACGATTTCGATTACCGGGCGGCGAGCATGGGGAGCGCCCGGCTGCGGCTTGATGATTATGCCCTGCTCAATCTGGGGGGACGCTACAAGGTGACCGAGGCCGTCGAGGTCTATGGCCGGATCGAGAACGCCCTTGATACCCAATATGCCGATCTGGACGGCTACGCCACCCAGGGCGTGACCGGCTATTTCGGCCTGCGGGCCCGGTTCTAG
- a CDS encoding ABC transporter substrate-binding protein, which yields MIGRPHRLLRRLLGGAAVIAALLGPPAALAADPPPRRVVSINLCTDQLALLLAAPGQVRSVSPLAAKPELSMLADRARAIPANHGAAEEIFLMAPDLVLAGSFGAGNAVTMLRGLGMAVEVFPPATSFDDIRKDLRRMGKLLGRSARAEALIGAFDRHLAEITKALSPARPRAAVIEANGYTFGSGTLLDEAVRAAGLDNLATRLGHSGMIALSLEALVMADPQMVVTGRRLPGAEPEGGSTLARAAGSSLAESVLIHPALAGLERRGAVRVPLESRLALCGTPMVVEAVARLAAARPPSRLALGAVAGADDGR from the coding sequence GTGATCGGCCGTCCTCATCGGCTGCTGCGGCGGCTTCTGGGGGGGGCGGCGGTGATCGCCGCCCTTCTTGGTCCGCCGGCGGCGCTGGCGGCCGACCCTCCGCCGCGCCGGGTGGTGTCGATCAATCTGTGCACCGATCAACTGGCCCTGTTGTTGGCCGCCCCCGGTCAGGTGCGCTCGGTCTCGCCGCTGGCGGCGAAGCCCGAGCTGTCGATGCTGGCCGATCGAGCGCGCGCCATCCCGGCCAACCATGGCGCGGCCGAGGAGATCTTTCTGATGGCGCCCGATCTGGTGCTGGCCGGATCCTTTGGCGCCGGCAACGCGGTGACGATGCTGCGCGGCTTGGGGATGGCGGTCGAGGTCTTCCCGCCGGCCACCTCCTTTGACGATATCCGCAAGGACCTGCGCCGGATGGGCAAACTGCTTGGCCGGAGCGCCCGGGCCGAGGCGCTGATCGGCGCCTTCGATCGCCACCTTGCCGAGATCACCAAAGCCCTGTCGCCGGCGCGGCCGCGCGCCGCGGTGATTGAAGCCAATGGCTATACCTTTGGCAGTGGCACCTTGCTTGACGAGGCGGTGCGGGCGGCCGGCCTGGATAATCTGGCGACCCGCCTGGGCCACAGCGGCATGATCGCCCTGTCGCTTGAAGCCCTGGTGATGGCCGATCCGCAAATGGTGGTGACCGGGCGTCGCCTGCCCGGCGCGGAGCCGGAGGGCGGATCGACCCTGGCGCGCGCCGCCGGCAGCAGTCTGGCCGAAAGCGTGCTGATCCATCCCGCCCTTGCCGGTCTGGAACGCCGTGGCGCCGTGCGCGTGCCGCTCGAGTCACGGCTGGCGCTCTGCGGCACACCGATGGTGGTCGAGGCCGTCGCCCGGCTGGCCGCCGCCCGTCCGCCATCCCGCCTTGCCCTGGGTGCGGTGGCCGGAGCCGACGATGGGCGGTGA
- a CDS encoding FecCD family ABC transporter permease, whose protein sequence is MGGDRAFAALLAGLGLLVVALFAVALLVGPAGLAPRAALVALISGDASPAALVMREIRLPRALLALLVGGSLGLSGAALQGYLRNPLAEPGLLGVGASASLGAVVAIYSGLAAGFALALPLCALAGALIAVVLVGVLAGRAAHPLTLILAGIAVSSLATALTSLALNLSTNPFAAMEIVFWMLGSLENRSMSHVLLAGPFIALGWVLLARLGPALDALTLGEEAAATLGISLGRTRALVVLGTASAVGAATAVAGAVGFIGLVVPHLLRPLVGGRPSRLLAASTLGGAAMLLVTDLAVRLIAPERDLKLGVVTALVGAPFFLWLLARMRKDAL, encoded by the coding sequence ATGGGCGGTGATCGCGCCTTCGCAGCCCTTCTCGCCGGACTCGGCCTGCTGGTCGTGGCCTTGTTCGCCGTCGCCCTGCTGGTCGGGCCGGCGGGATTGGCGCCGCGCGCCGCCCTGGTCGCCCTGATCAGCGGCGACGCCAGCCCCGCCGCCCTGGTGATGCGCGAGATCCGTTTGCCGCGCGCCCTGCTCGCCCTGCTGGTGGGCGGGTCGCTTGGGCTGTCGGGGGCGGCGTTGCAGGGCTATTTGCGCAATCCTTTGGCCGAGCCCGGATTGCTTGGCGTCGGCGCCAGCGCCAGCCTGGGGGCGGTGGTGGCGATCTATAGCGGTCTGGCCGCCGGCTTCGCCCTGGCCCTGCCGCTTTGCGCCCTGGCCGGAGCCCTGATCGCCGTGGTTCTGGTCGGCGTCCTGGCCGGACGGGCCGCCCATCCCCTGACCCTGATCCTGGCCGGCATCGCCGTCTCCAGTTTGGCCACCGCCCTGACCTCGCTGGCGCTCAATCTGTCGACCAATCCCTTCGCGGCGATGGAGATCGTGTTCTGGATGTTGGGCTCGCTTGAAAACCGCTCGATGAGCCATGTGCTGCTGGCCGGGCCGTTCATCGCCTTGGGCTGGGTATTGCTCGCCCGCCTGGGGCCGGCGCTTGACGCCCTGACCCTGGGCGAGGAGGCGGCCGCCACCTTGGGAATCTCCCTGGGGCGGACGCGGGCCCTGGTCGTGCTCGGCACCGCTTCGGCGGTGGGGGCGGCGACGGCGGTGGCCGGCGCCGTCGGCTTCATCGGGCTGGTGGTTCCCCATCTGCTGCGGCCGCTGGTCGGCGGCCGGCCCTCGCGCCTGCTGGCGGCCAGCACCCTGGGCGGGGCGGCGATGCTGCTGGTGACGGATTTGGCGGTGCGGCTGATCGCCCCCGAGCGCGATCTCAAGCTTGGCGTCGTCACCGCCCTGGTCGGCGCGCCGTTTTTCCTGTGGCTGCTGGCGCGGATGCGCAAGGACGCGTTATGA
- a CDS encoding ABC transporter ATP-binding protein, with protein MSLLRCARVSVVLGGRPVVSDASFTVEPGECVGLIGPNGAGKTSLMRAIAGRLGHGGRIALAERDAATLSPPSRARQLAYLPQDREIVWPVSVETLVALGRLPHRGGATGGRLNDAAAIQGALARMDLTEMRKRPVASLSGGERARVLLARVLAQQAPLLLADEPAAGLDPAHQIALMETFAALAGEGRAVLVSLHDLGLAARWCTRLLLLDRGRLVADGPPATVVTAQTLARVYGVEADIRSDAGGLLVTPTGRVANRLTPESRLR; from the coding sequence ATGAGCCTGCTGCGCTGCGCCAGGGTCAGCGTGGTTCTGGGCGGGCGCCCGGTGGTGAGCGACGCGTCGTTCACCGTCGAACCGGGGGAATGCGTTGGTCTGATCGGTCCCAATGGCGCGGGCAAGACCAGCCTGATGCGCGCCATCGCCGGACGTTTGGGGCATGGCGGACGCATCGCCCTGGCCGAGCGCGACGCGGCCACCCTTTCGCCCCCGTCCCGGGCGCGCCAACTCGCCTATCTGCCCCAGGACCGCGAGATCGTCTGGCCGGTCAGCGTGGAAACCCTGGTCGCCCTGGGCCGTCTGCCCCATCGCGGTGGCGCGACGGGGGGACGGCTGAACGACGCCGCCGCCATCCAGGGCGCCCTGGCGCGGATGGATCTGACCGAGATGCGCAAGCGCCCGGTCGCCAGCCTGTCGGGCGGCGAGCGGGCGCGGGTTCTGCTGGCCCGGGTGCTGGCCCAGCAGGCGCCGCTGCTGCTGGCCGATGAACCGGCTGCCGGTCTGGATCCCGCCCATCAGATCGCCCTGATGGAAACCTTCGCCGCCCTGGCCGGAGAGGGGCGGGCGGTGCTGGTGTCGCTCCATGACCTGGGGCTGGCGGCGCGCTGGTGTACGCGCCTGCTGCTGCTTGATCGGGGGCGGCTGGTCGCCGATGGTCCGCCGGCCACGGTGGTGACCGCCCAAACCCTGGCCCGGGTCTATGGGGTGGAGGCCGATATCCGCAGCGACGCCGGCGGGCTGCTGGTCACGCCAACCGGGCGTGTGGCCAATCGCCTTACACCAGAATCCCGCCTTCGTTGA
- a CDS encoding adenosylcobinamide amidohydrolase: protein MTFTVDCRPPLLVARFARPQRMIGWAINRPGLCHASAVAWVQVDNGDLPCGIEPRAVLDARLEAAGLGDAVGLLTARTITRYHQARRDVGGASAQVLMTLGLGNAERIGAPPALGRPPDAPHPPGTVNILCHVSTRLDDGALLEALSIATQARTAAIIEGCLIRAGQSRPVTGTGTDCLILACPPEGPASPYAGLHTGVGQAIGAAVYDATREAMDLWINEGGILV, encoded by the coding sequence ATGACCTTCACCGTCGACTGCCGCCCGCCCCTGCTGGTCGCCCGTTTTGCGCGGCCCCAGCGCATGATCGGCTGGGCAATCAACCGCCCGGGACTGTGCCATGCCTCGGCCGTGGCCTGGGTTCAGGTCGACAATGGCGATCTTCCCTGTGGTATCGAGCCCCGCGCCGTTTTGGACGCGCGCCTTGAAGCCGCCGGGCTGGGCGACGCCGTCGGTCTGCTAACGGCGCGCACCATCACCCGTTACCATCAGGCGCGGCGCGACGTGGGCGGGGCCAGCGCCCAGGTGCTGATGACCCTGGGGCTGGGCAATGCCGAACGCATCGGCGCCCCCCCGGCCTTGGGCCGGCCGCCCGATGCCCCCCACCCGCCGGGTACGGTCAATATCCTGTGCCACGTCTCCACCCGACTCGACGACGGCGCCCTGCTTGAAGCCCTGTCGATCGCCACCCAGGCGCGCACGGCGGCGATCATCGAAGGCTGCCTGATCCGCGCCGGGCAAAGCCGCCCGGTCACCGGCACCGGCACCGACTGCCTGATCCTCGCCTGCCCGCCGGAGGGCCCGGCCAGCCCCTATGCCGGCCTGCATACCGGAGTCGGCCAAGCGATCGGCGCCGCCGTCTATGACGCCACCCGCGAGGCGATGGACCTGTGGATCAACGAAGGCGGGATTCTGGTGTAA